The window tcccactcatgatcttgagttagccgcagttgtgcatgctctgaagatttggaggcattacttgtatgggcagcagtgtgatatctacactgatcacaagagcctcaagtatattttcacacagaatgagctgaacatgcggcagaggagatggttagagctggtcaaggactatgacctggagattcactatcatccgggtaaggccaatgttgtggcagatgctctgagcagaagaagctacgtcaacatggccgttgctttccagatgcctccagagttatgcgaggagtttgagcagttgagtctgggtttcttgcatcatacttcgagtgtgACATTCGAGGCAgtgcccactctagaggcagagatccggcagcatcagaaggaagatgagaagctgcaggagatccgtgagttgctcaagaagggcaaggctcctcatttcagagaggatgatcagggtaccttgtggtacaagaaccggatctgtgtgctaGATGTGCAGGacctccggaagttgattctgagtgaggctcatgatacaacttactctattcatccgggcaataccaagatgtactatgatctcaaggaacgcttctggtggtatgggatgaagcgttcagtggcagagtacgtggctatttgtgacacttgtcagcgtgtcaaggctgagcatcagaggccagccggTCTATtacagccattgaagattccagagtggaaatgggaggagatcactatggacttcattgttggattgcctcgtactcagaaagggtacaactctatatgggtagtagtggatcgtctgatgaaggttgctcacttcattccagtgaacactacttactctggtgccagacttgcagagttgtacatctcccggattgtctgtttgcatggtgtgcccaagaagatcatatctgatagaggATCACAGTTCACTTcatggttctgggagcagctccatgattcgcggGATACGAAGCTGTgcttcagtaccgcctatcatcctcagacagatgggcagatagagagaaccaaccaagtgttggaggatatgctgagagcttgtgctattcagtatggtactagttgggataagtgccagtcgtatgctgagttttcctacaacaacagttactaggccagtctgaagaagtccccctttgaggcattgtatggcagaaagtgcaggactcctctttattgggatcagattggtgagaagcagctctttggccctgacattatagaagatgcagagcagatggtacaggctgtgcaggagaatctgaggattgcacagagtaggcaaaagagctatgcagatggcaaacggagggacttGACCTTCAGCGttgatgattatgtatatctgaaggtgtctccgatgagaggaaaccgcaggtttaatgtgaaggggaagctagcacctcggtacattggtccattcaaggtgctagagaagAAAGACGAAGTTGCGTATCGTCTGGAGTTACCTCCCAATCTCTCTGGagatcatgatgtcttccacatTTCAcagttgaagaagtgtctgcgagtacctgaggagtaggcaccactggatgggttagatgtgtAGGAAGATTTGACTTAATAATTTCCTGTTCACAATCACAAAACGCCACAATAGTTAAATGGTGCATGTCGATCTTTGTGAAGTGACTGTCACTGGTTCGAATCTCGATTGGGAACTTggctcaaatttttttttttttgccattttATCTCGGCCCGTGGCGTATTGAATTTTTGAACTAAGTTAAAGAACAAGTTCTACCATAAACAAGTAGGTGTCGTGGTGGTTGTGCGCTCTACTCTAAGTCATGGTTGCACAAGAGTTCGAGCCCCTATTGCAACACATTTTTTTAGGTTATTGTTTTGGAAGACTTAGACTGACATGATAtctttaatttttattttaaaaatcatGTTTACGTGATGTGCCTACATGTTATTTATGGTTCAAATCATATCTAACTTTGTATCATTTTGATATATTTTTAGAATCATGTCAAAAATATCTTTATATGATTATATACAGTTGTAAATACGCTTTACAATGTGTCTAGATGATAGTGACACTTATAAGCGTGTCAAGATTTGTATCGATTTGAGACGTTTTCAGCAACGTGTTAAAAAATGTCTTTATAAGACAAACAACGCTATAAGTGTATCTAATACCGTAACACTTTGACACGTTATTAAAATCGTGTTAAAATGCAGCTTTAGGTGGTGGCGTAGATATGCTTTAACCCTGCGTTCACCGTATCTACTGCCCGCCACGGTTTTTGACGGCACCGGTCGGTGAGGGACACGGGGTTTGGAGGGTGGCGTTGCAACAACTCGCTCGCAGTTCGCGACGCCGGCGAGGCTAGGGCCGTGCGGACGGTGCGCTCTGGAACCGAGCGTTTTCTGGCAAGTGGTGTGGGGACCATGAGCGCCGCGCCCGTGCTGGCCATTGGCATGTGAGCTGGGCACTGGGCAGTGGCGAGTCGGAAACGGCATTGCCTGTCGCCCTGTCTGTAAAAACTGCCCTTTTCTGCTTCTGCCTGCAAGCTACGCTAATGGCACCACTGCTCTCCTGGGGACACATTTGGAAGAATTGCAGTGCAAGAGCCTTTCGCCGGCCAAGTCTCCGTGTGTGGAGCGAGGGTTTGTGTGGTGTAATCACATAATACTTTCACAAAAGTCTTAGGATGTACTTGATGAATCTTGATCAATGCAATGTTCAGGTCGGCTTACAGCTAGGACAGAGTTCATCGGGAAATAAAAAGCTACACCAATGGCATATGTTTGCATGCTCTCACTCcctgtttctttctttctttctttctttctttttttaatttcatTCATCAGTTTGCTCATTGTCCTACCCTTTTCACAGCCGTATAAGCAAAGCGAGGGCCAAGGCCAAGGATCTACCTTGTTTTTTTTATTCAGGATCTACCTttttgcaggcttgcagccatACAAAGAAAACTCCAGGGAGGAAAGCAGGCCTCTACACCAGCGAATTGGGTCCACAAGTACTGATGAGTGGACCCAATTCTGCAGCCTTGTGGGCCTGGTGCCCATTGCTGCGGGCCTCAAATCTGGGGACGGCCCAAAGCCATACACGGCCAGCTTCGTTCGTCCACGGATCTCTGTGTGAGCGGATGATGGAGTGCGCGACCTGCGCGCAAGCGCGGCCTGGCCCGCCTAGcgtgttttgtttttttacatGTGTTGGTTCACGCCACATGGGTTGTTTTTGCTAATGCGTGCCTTGGTCCATGGGCCGCAACCTAAGCAGGTTAAGTTTTGGCACAACATGATCACATACATTGAATATTTGGGCTAAGAGAGAGTCTGCTTAGAAAATATGGACAACATGTgaagttttttatttaaaatgataAGATTATAGAAATATATTGTACATTCTAGCATATAAGAGTACTACTTTACTAATTCATCTACTAATATTCTTTAGATAAATACAATAAAATAAGCTCCAAATACACGTGTTTGAAcgttatttttaaaaaaatatatataacttGTATGGAAGTCTTTAAATATGTTGGTACATAGGATATAAAGCATAAATTGATATATGGTATCTATAAAAGTCAAGGCATAATATCTACGTAAGTTGTGACTTGGCATATACATAAGTAGACACGTAGCTTGTACATAAATTGCCCAAATACTATTACATATAAGTTAAGACAACGTAAGTTGTGACTTGACATATACATAAGTTGACACGCAGCTTGTCATAAATTGCCCAAATACTATTACATATAAGTTAAGACAACTGCTATTTTGTGAGCTGACTCTTTAAAAAGTAATACACCTAACCTAGTTGTACGGTGCAAAAACACATAAGTTTGTACACTGTCTCTGCACAAGTTGATACACATAATTTGACATCTAACATATACATAAATTATTACATGATCTATATAAATTGTTACAAATATAATGCACAACTTGATAGTACAAATAAAATAGCCTCAAAATATATGTAAATTGGATCTTGTTTTGTAGGCCTCGCTCTAAGAAACACAACAATGCATCTGGAATAAAATTTGAACCCCGTGTGCGAGAGATATCATTATttaaatagaatagaaaagcaAGTATAAATAATTAAAGAGTGCTGATGTCACCCACATGCTTTTCACTTCTCATCGTGTGAGTGTCCATAAGGCTGCATCACTTCACTGATTAGTTTGCTTATTATACATTGTGCTTATATAGGATTACGAGAGGGAACAGGTCGCTCCAATTTGATATAAGTGGGGTCGCGGCTTAACCCAGTCCCTGTGTGAGGTGCTTGCCGTTTCCCTCTCCCGAAGGTGGGGTCACAGTCGCGTGGCATTCACGCAGATCCGGTGCCGTACGTCACCGTGACTTTGagtcactgacgtgtgggacccACAGATttcgggcccacacgtcagtgactCAAAGTCACGGTGACGTACGGCACCGAATCTCAATCCGAAGGAAGCGGTGGGCCACCCCTTCCTTCGCCGCTTCAGTTGCAATCGCCAACTCGCAACAATCTACGGCACCTACCGCGCGCAGCGGCGACCAGCCCgatccccttttcctttcccccaCAGGCACAGCACCGAGCGGCACGATGGCGACGGAGCTGACGGCGGCGCAGCTGCGGGCGTACGACGGCACCGACCCCTCCAAGCCGATCTACGTCTCCGTCCGCGGCAAGGTCTACGACGTCACCTCCGGCCGCAGCTTCTacggccccggcggcgcctACGCCATCTTCGCCGGCCGCGAGGCCAGCCGCGCCCTCGGCAAGATGTCCAAGGAAGAGGCCGACGTCTCCGGCGACCTCTCCGGCCTCACCGACAAGGAGCTCGGCGTCCTCGCTGACTGGGAGACCAAGTTCCAGGCCAAGTACCCCGTCGTCGCCCGCCTCGTCGACGCCTGAACTCGAAATCTCAAGTCAAAAACCCCCCAATCAGCGgcgaccaccaccacctcggCAAGTATCAGTGTATTTCTGTATCCTACCTCTTGCAGCCttgtgcttgcttgcttgctacaTTAGCTACAAAATAATCTCAAGGGAAGAATGTATGTTCCTGCTACATAACTCCCTGCATACACTGTGGTATCTGTCAGGATGTATGTGTTTGTTTGCTGTGTAATTGCATGACCAATAATCTGAATGAAAGATTGGGGTTGGTTCAAGTATTGGGATCTGTGGCTTTGCAATTGCAAGATTTCATATGCAATTGGTTCTAAGCTGTAAGGCTTGATTTAAATAcaagttttttttctctctctcgctACGTATAGCTAGCAATTAGCAAAAGCTCTCTGATCCATACCCTGAAAGACCAAGGGGATAAGAGGGTGACAAATTACCAAATTTGATATTGATTATTTGCAACCACGCATCATGCATGCAGCACTGAGTGTAAAGTGTGTATTACGTGTAATGAACAATATGATCTTCAGTTGTCACTAATGAGTCAATCGTTATCTAGGAAAATCACTAATGAGTCGGTGTATCTGCATTATTATTCTGTTTTTTATGGTATTATTATTCTGTTTTAGCAGTGTGCTTACCTTGCATGTGGAGGAGGTCTTTTCTGCCTTCTGGAGCGTATGACCGCTGCCACGCGTCCGAGTCCCCTCTTTTGTTCCGTTCGTGTGGGCAGCTGAAGCCCATAGCACAGAGCCCACAAGGCGTCAACATTTCAGGAAAGAAGGCTGCCATTTGACACGGCCCAGCTAGAAGAGCAGTCatctccttttctcttttcatcATCTAAAAAAAAGTGAAGCGTTTGATCGATGATGAGTTGATGACAAAGATCAACACTCTAGTTTTTTTCCGTTTGAAAAAAGAAAACTCTAGTTTTTTGAAAGGGTTTGTAGACCCTTTAAAAAGACAGTAGTTTGCAAAATTTTCACAAGGATAATTTATTTTAGAGAAAACTTTctatatttgtatttttttctagACAGCTCATACACATAAAACttattaaaaaaagaaacaacTCGTTCAAGCGGGTCTTGTAAAAATGTTAATTTAAACAAATATCATCAGCTAAATTTTGCATAAAAATTAAGTAATTCAAACACACGAAAAACTTTGTCTAGAAAAAAGAGAGGCTAAATGCATATCCATATGAATAATCTATTTTAAGTAAATATGATGAAGACAACTACAGGTGGCAAAATGGAAAAAATGATGGAAGtgaaaagggaaaaaataaaGATAAAGGGAAAAGGAGGTAGGCCCACAGGGTAGACAGATTGGTCTAGACTAGGCAGGTTGACGCGCGATGCGCGTCTATTCGAAAGATATTAAGttgaaaaaaatgatgaaacataaatttatattttgttgTACTCAATCCAATATTAAATTTAGATATTTTATGCTATCATAATGGTCATCTAAGCATAGTATAACTTTTTTTCTTAGAAATCCGTTGATTTTTAGGTGTGAGTAAAAATAACTGACAGACTGATGTATAAAATTAGTGATGAAAGAATAATTGAtcctattttttgaatttatgtaCGGGAAACAAACTATAAAAAGTATTAGAGCTATCGTAGATGAACGTACAAAGttattattttcatatataggaaaagttaaatttattttatattttcagTACGAAATCACCAtcgatgttttttttaaatgataGAGGCACTTAATAGTACCGTGGGCCCATTAAGTGGGGCACACTAAATGTGCATGGGTCCCAAATGGTGTGGGCCCCCACTAAGTAGTATACAAATAGTAGGACTACTATATGTGAACGCAGTatacaaaattatattattttttatataaaaaataattaaatatattttatacggCAACTACATGTGAACGCAGTatacaaaattatattattttttatataaaaaataattaaatatattttatacgcGGGCCCACTTGAATAGTATGCGGGCCCACTTAAACAGTGCACGGGGGCCCAATGAACAGTACCAGGGCCCACCTGGGCCCAGAACGAACGGCAGCGCTCCAAATCTTGGAGCCTTAGTATAGTATATTAATATTAATTACACTTTTGTGGAACCAATGCTCATATCCATATCCAACCATTGAAGTGCAGTCCAGGTAGGCACATTTCGCTGCATCTGGGttgacaatttttttttaataacaCAGTCAGATACGATAGATCAGCACAGTCATCGCTAAGTCTACATGCTCTTGTTCTCAAGCATCTCAATTCTATTACCCCCTGCATACAGTGATAGTGGAATTAGTCAGTGAATATATATGCTTGATTGCTACATTTACCTATGCTAAAAGATGATGGGTAGTACTATTTTTCTAATAAAGATGAAGGGTAGGACTTGCTGCGACGGTTTTCAGTATAGAGCTTATGTCTTCTTTAACTGCCACTTAATTTCAGATGTATTAGGCGATCACAGGGTTTGCTGCTATACGACTTGTAAAAATTGCTGCTTAAAAGCATGCATGCCCAACCAGACCAACCATATAGAACGCATTGCCGTCTTCAAATCAGTTCATTTCGCTTTGTTTAGTCTGGCAGTTTTCATCAGGTTGTTTCTTCAGTAGCTAATATATCATAGACAATTTGAAATAGCCTCCTATTTGAAGATTTTGGGGAAGCAGGTTCGTTTCCCATATTCTTGTGGATGCTCGAAATATTCTTGGTTGTACTGTGTCTATATGTCCCTTCGAGTTGTTAAAGCTTCCAATGTCTGAAAGAGTCTTGGACACTGATTCATGGAGCGCAACATGGGTAGGCATTTTGACTACTGAACCAGAAATAACATCGAGTGGACTATTTGCTACTGTTCGTTCTTGTGGACAAGAAAATATTTTGCTGTTGTTCGTTCTTgtggacaaaaaaaaaaacatgatacGATGACTGATGGCCAAAGCTGCAACAAGTTTGTCACATGTAAAACGAATCCCCTGCTGCCGTGCGCCCGTGCTGCCGTCTTGCGGTCGGGGTTCCTCCAGGCAGAGCATTTCCATCCTGCATGACACTGTGTATTGTTACTAGCTACAGATACTTGTGTGCAGGGTGTCCATTACAGATCAGCCTGATGTCTGCATATTTTCACACCAGAAAACTCGATTAAAATTTGAACCTTATCATATCACCTCGCTCTGTTCGGCTGATTGTGGCTgatagctggtgctgatttgttgtcagAGAAAAGTATTGCTGACTGGTTGATGGTTGATGCTAATTTGGTGGGGAatgtatctagtgcaaaccacagttttcgtgaaaactcgtgcaaaccacgacaaaaaaatcgtctaaattcaccaaaaaaatcacacatatagatgatatgatgatacacaactttgtaaaatatcttgtccaaactccacttcgtttgtgagatataaaaataataaatttctaacaaatcatctggacaactttctggcttgaaatttgttatttttatatctcacaaacgaagtcgagtttggacaaaatattttacaagattgtatatcatcatatcatctaaatatgtgatttttttagtgaatttagacgacttttttgctgtggtttgcacggattttcacgaagttgtggtttgcaccagatatgttcctaatttggtgtgagagaaaagtactgttgGGTGGCTGACAAGCCAGTTGAATAAAGCGAATGATGGATACATGTACACGGTACACCCAACGCAACTCAAATCTGCCGcaatatttaattcttcatacAGGTGATgcaatattcgatgtgatatttttgaaaatttgaattttggatctaaacaatgcctaaagtcatgtttagtttccaaaaaaatttctacaatgttcatcacatcaaattttcgaacacatatatggagcactaaatgcagttaaaaaactAATCACACATTTTAACTGTAAAcgacaagacgaatcttttaaatttaattagattgtgattagacattaattattaAATTATAACGAATATGCTACAATACTAAAATCTAAAATTTTGCGAATTAAACAAGGCCTAAATGTCCACACTATTCGATTGACTTGGCATCGTCACTTGACGTCTCATGCTGCAATGGCTGACGACAAGGAAAGCCAGCTAGCCGGACACCAGGCTTCCGGCCCGGCCGGGTCAGCCGGAATTGCAAGCTGCAACGATGCCCGTGCAGGACGGCGGAAAGACCGGTACACGCACACCGGAGATGCCCGGCTGGCTCAACACGTTTCAGGCCACTGACGACACGGACCCACTTTACGGGAGGCCCCACGGCGCAATACCTTTCCGGCTGCGCACCTGGACGGCTCTCGGGTGCTCGCCTCGCGGGCCCCGCCACTTTATCCACACCATATTCCAGGGGTCAgtcgccgacaggtgggcccggctcCTCGTCCCCACGTGCCAGTCGCACAGAACTGCCTTATATCTGATTCCCACTTCCCTAGGAGCCCAGCCAGCccagcccgcgcgccgcctcgaCCGCGTCGTCTCGTGATCTCGTTCTCGCCCGCCAGTCGGATTCCCGTCGAGCTCGAGGTGGAGGGCGGGCTAGGGTAACCGGAGATCCCAATGGTGCAGCTTCCGGGCTCGGGGAAGCGGCGCGCCGAGCCGGCCCCGGCGCCTGCCGTcaagctggaggcggcggcgccggagggtTTCGGCGGCGGAGATGGCCCACCGCCCAAGCGCGTCAAAGCAGTTCCACTTCAACAGCCGCCGCCGGTTCAGGTAGATCGGCCACTCCGCCTTTTATTATATTTCTTTCCTCGCGTCGCGGATTCTGTTCCGTTTATGACAGCCGGTGATGTTAGCACCGAATTTGGGTTTAGTTGTCGCGTAGGAGTAATCCAGGAAGTATGCGAGATTCAAGGCTACTGTAAGTTTTCGATGGTGCACTTGTTCCGTGTCGCGCGGATGCTCGTGCGAGACAGAAGGTGGCGCTCTGGAAGGTCTCATTGCCACTCCCGTGCCTGAATCTGGTGAAATTGCGATAGGTTTTTGTGTTCGGCGTGATGCTGCATTGTCATTATTAGTTCTATGATACACCGAGTTGCTGAAACAAAGTTAAATGGTTTCAGCCTTTCAGGTCGATACATGGTTTGACTGCTTGAAATCATGGTGGTTGCACTGTTGCAGAGTCTTTATCCTGCCTCTAGAGTGGAAG is drawn from Panicum virgatum strain AP13 chromosome 1N, P.virgatum_v5, whole genome shotgun sequence and contains these coding sequences:
- the LOC120657460 gene encoding probable steroid-binding protein 3; the encoded protein is MATELTAAQLRAYDGTDPSKPIYVSVRGKVYDVTSGRSFYGPGGAYAIFAGREASRALGKMSKEEADVSGDLSGLTDKELGVLADWETKFQAKYPVVARLVDA